CCCCACCATTGACATGAGTGAGAAAGATAATAGTCTTCTTGTTCAAAACATTACAAATGCCTGCAAAGAATTCGGGTTCTTTCAGGTCATTAATCATGGGGTTAAAAGGGAATTATGTGACCGAGTACTTGATGTTATTACAACATTTTTCGAACTTTCCTACAAAGAAAAGACTGTTCTAGTCGCAAAAGATCATATGGAAGATGGGAAAATTTACAAGTACTCAGTCGATGATACCGTAGAAGGTAAGGAGATCCCCATGTGGAGTGAAGCCCTATTCCACCATTGGCATCCTGTGGATCATGGTTACACTTTAAAACTGCCCGAAAAACCAGATCGTTATAGGTATATTTCTTTCTAATTTTCTTTAGTGTGatttagagcaactccaatggttgttTGCAACTTTTAGAAATTTTAAGTCACAAGCTTAACAATTGAAATGGAAAATTAGTACAGTTGATGCTACGTTGACATGTACAATGATGCATCATGCATGCAACTATATGCAATGGAAAAGAGACCTTTCCTTACCGAAGAAACAATTGGGCGTTATGTTGTTTCTATGATAAGAAGATAGGTTATGAAAATGTCAAAGAAATTACAAATTTATATAATTGTGGTTATGTAATGTATTATAcgctacaagaaattgtactattaacgacaggaaatcccgtcgcgaaaggccaataatcgttgattaacgacgggattttctgtcgcgaacccgtcataaaagggggccgtcgtaaataggaatcccgtcgtaaatccatcgtaagcccgtcgtaaaagacatttgcgacggttattcccgtccttgtttggttgttagccccgtcgcaaaagacttttgcgacgggatttttgacccgtcgtaaataagttgtcgttaaagatacatatTCTTGTAGTGATAGAAGGGAAAATCTTCAATATATTACTCCATCAATTCCTTAAACATTACaccaattattattattattatttgttttattaaactTGGGTATTCTTAAAAGCAAACGTGTATATAGATAGGTTTgtcttttaaataaattaaatgatagTGTGAGCTAGAGAGATGTACATTTGAGGAACACAACTCAAATAAGGTACATCAGACAAACAAGTAGGAACGTTCATTTACAGTATATATGAGATATTCGTTTAGGAATAGAGAGGGTACTATATATAATATAtgcaaggaaaaaaaaaaccctttaACTTCTAACAATTAAGCTAGCTACGCGTTAGGCTGTTTCTTTGGTAAGTAAATAGTTaggttttgaaaataaattacaAAGTTACTCCGATATAACTGTGTTTAACATACAAATTTATGTTTTAGTTGCTCGTATTTGAAAAATTAAGGATCAAGTATACAAACTTTCAGAATTATAGATCGGGAAATTATTTGGCTGATGGTTGGCCAAATATAAAGG
This genomic stretch from Spinacia oleracea cultivar Varoflay chromosome 3, BTI_SOV_V1, whole genome shotgun sequence harbors:
- the LOC130470640 gene encoding protein DOWNY MILDEW RESISTANCE 6-like, with the translated sequence MKPIAPAFQWADVNEYSSSSNLEKYTVPVNHRPNFQTISHDPIPTIDMSEKDNSLLVQNITNACKEFGFFQVINHGVKRELCDRVLDVITTFFELSYKEKTVLVAKDHMEDGKIYKYSVDDTVEGKEIPMWSEALFHHWHPVDHGYTLKLPEKPDRYRYISF